A genomic window from Slackia heliotrinireducens DSM 20476 includes:
- the arcC gene encoding carbamate kinase, protein MTTTSNETRVVVALGGNALGDTPEEQIRRVREAAPELLNLIMQGNEIIITHGNGPQVGMIQKAFTYAHQTDEKIPTVDLPECGAMSQGYIGYHLQQAIGVAMHKAYKRWHVASVVTQTEVDPDDPAFQNPTKPIGAFLTKEQAEEEMAKHPEMQFVEDSGRGWRRVVASPEPKKIVEAPSILNLLDNEFIVICTGGGGVPVVRDYSDKGCYKGVAAVIDKDLGGELLAEDCKADVLILLTAVDHVAINFGTPEQEDLTDLPVELAEKYVAEGQFGKGSMEPKVKAGIKFAKSRAGRVCIIGSLEKAGAAMAGLSGTRIHA, encoded by the coding sequence ATGACCACAACCAGCAACGAGACACGTGTCGTCGTGGCACTGGGCGGAAACGCCCTGGGCGACACCCCGGAGGAGCAGATCCGCCGCGTGCGCGAAGCCGCACCGGAGCTTCTGAACCTGATCATGCAGGGCAACGAGATCATCATCACTCACGGCAACGGCCCGCAGGTGGGCATGATCCAGAAGGCCTTCACCTACGCGCATCAGACCGATGAGAAAATCCCCACGGTTGACCTGCCCGAATGCGGCGCCATGTCCCAAGGATACATCGGCTACCACCTGCAGCAGGCCATCGGCGTGGCCATGCACAAAGCCTACAAGCGCTGGCATGTGGCATCGGTGGTCACCCAGACCGAGGTGGACCCGGACGACCCGGCCTTCCAGAACCCCACCAAACCCATCGGCGCATTCCTCACCAAAGAGCAGGCCGAAGAGGAAATGGCCAAGCATCCCGAAATGCAATTCGTCGAGGATTCCGGCCGCGGCTGGCGTCGCGTGGTGGCGTCCCCCGAGCCCAAGAAGATCGTCGAGGCGCCTTCCATCCTGAACCTGCTGGACAACGAGTTCATCGTCATCTGCACAGGCGGCGGCGGCGTGCCCGTAGTTCGCGACTATTCCGACAAGGGCTGCTACAAGGGCGTGGCGGCCGTTATCGACAAAGATCTGGGCGGCGAGCTTCTGGCCGAAGACTGCAAAGCCGACGTGCTCATTCTGCTGACCGCCGTGGACCATGTGGCCATCAACTTCGGCACACCCGAGCAGGAAGACCTGACCGATCTGCCCGTTGAACTGGCCGAAAAGTACGTGGCCGAAGGCCAGTTCGGCAAGGGATCCATGGAACCCAAGGTGAAAGCAGGTATCAAGTTCGCCAAGTCCCGCGCCGGCCGCGTGTGCATTATCGGCAGCCTTGAGAAGGCAGGTGCGGCCATGGCCGGCCTGAGCGGCACGCGCATTCACGCATAG
- a CDS encoding Crp/Fnr family transcriptional regulator, producing MDTSAIRSSSLFKGMSDEEFETALHNLGAHERTFAKGETVLRAGNTTREMGIILAGSVTIENEDLWGNRTILNLAESGDFFAEVYAILGNEPLLVNVRANEDCRILFLRLGGSLLEQTGGWQAKLVQNLLLISSRKNLVLSGRAFHTSPKTIRGRIMAYLDTMSRKKNSRRFDIPFDRQQMADYLNVERTALSKELGKMKKDGLIDYSRNHFAIL from the coding sequence ATGGATACCTCCGCAATTCGTTCATCTTCCCTGTTCAAGGGCATGTCAGACGAAGAATTCGAAACCGCGCTGCACAATCTGGGCGCCCATGAGCGCACCTTCGCCAAGGGGGAAACCGTCCTGCGCGCCGGGAACACCACCCGCGAGATGGGCATCATCCTGGCTGGCAGCGTCACCATCGAAAACGAAGACCTGTGGGGCAACCGCACCATCCTGAACCTTGCCGAATCCGGCGACTTTTTCGCCGAGGTGTACGCCATCCTCGGCAACGAGCCGCTGCTCGTGAACGTCCGCGCCAACGAGGACTGCCGCATCCTGTTCCTGCGTCTGGGCGGCAGCCTGCTGGAACAGACCGGCGGCTGGCAGGCAAAACTCGTCCAGAACCTGCTGCTCATCTCATCCCGCAAGAACCTCGTGCTGTCCGGCCGGGCATTCCATACCTCCCCGAAAACCATCCGAGGCCGCATTATGGCGTACCTGGACACCATGTCCCGCAAGAAGAACTCCCGCCGATTCGACATCCCCTTCGACCGCCAGCAGATGGCGGATTACCTGAACGTGGAACGGACGGCGCTGTCCAAGGAGCTCGGGAAAATGAAGAAAGACGGCCTGATCGATTACAGCCGCAACCATTTCGCCATCCTCTAG
- a CDS encoding amidohydrolase — MPRMKTKHKEWDMDVTGRIKELAQEFEPYIIEKRRYFHRNPELANQEYNTQNVICQELDDMGIPYERVAGTGVLATIRGTAEGAYDAEGNPAHRIGLRADMDALPVLERTGAPYASQTEGVMHACGHDTHVAMLLGTARILCELRDQLKGEVRLMFQPAEEVAQGARKMIAAGALEGLDALYGTHIWSEVDAGTISCAPGQRMAYTDWFRIDISGASAHGSMPHKGVDAIVVAAELVVALQVLVSRDVSPFEPMVVTVGEIHGGTARNIMAGTAYLTGTTRTWTAKSRAEMPGRIEKLVGRIASGLGAEATLSWQEGHAGLNNNPECAERARRGVVKLFGEEAVSDYEGTLAGEDFSEYLKLMDGVFVFLGGRNPEIGATYPQHSCYYTIDESVLKNGSALAAQYAIDYLSEA, encoded by the coding sequence ATGCCGCGCATGAAAACCAAGCACAAGGAGTGGGATATGGACGTTACGGGACGCATCAAGGAGCTTGCGCAGGAGTTCGAGCCGTACATCATCGAGAAGCGCAGGTATTTCCATCGGAATCCCGAACTTGCCAACCAGGAATACAACACGCAGAATGTGATCTGCCAAGAGCTCGACGACATGGGCATTCCCTACGAGCGTGTGGCCGGCACCGGTGTTCTGGCCACCATCCGCGGCACGGCGGAAGGCGCCTACGACGCCGAAGGCAACCCTGCGCACCGCATTGGCCTGCGGGCCGACATGGACGCATTGCCGGTGCTGGAGCGTACGGGTGCGCCGTATGCTTCGCAGACGGAAGGCGTCATGCATGCCTGCGGCCACGACACCCATGTGGCCATGCTCCTGGGCACGGCCCGCATCCTGTGCGAGCTGCGCGACCAGTTGAAAGGCGAGGTCCGTCTGATGTTCCAGCCCGCCGAAGAGGTGGCGCAGGGCGCTCGCAAGATGATTGCCGCCGGCGCCTTGGAGGGTTTGGACGCCCTGTACGGCACCCACATTTGGAGCGAAGTGGACGCAGGCACCATCTCCTGCGCGCCCGGGCAGCGCATGGCATACACCGACTGGTTCCGCATCGACATCTCCGGCGCATCGGCCCACGGGTCCATGCCGCACAAGGGCGTGGACGCCATCGTGGTGGCCGCCGAGCTGGTGGTTGCGCTGCAGGTCCTGGTCAGCCGCGACGTTTCGCCGTTCGAGCCCATGGTTGTGACCGTCGGTGAAATCCACGGCGGCACGGCCCGCAACATCATGGCCGGTACGGCCTACCTCACCGGCACCACCCGTACGTGGACGGCGAAGTCCCGCGCCGAAATGCCTGGTCGCATCGAGAAACTGGTGGGGCGCATCGCTTCGGGCCTAGGGGCGGAGGCCACGCTTTCCTGGCAGGAGGGGCATGCCGGCCTGAACAACAATCCCGAATGCGCCGAGCGCGCCCGCCGCGGCGTGGTGAAGCTCTTCGGCGAAGAGGCCGTTTCGGACTACGAGGGCACACTGGCGGGGGAGGACTTCTCCGAGTACCTCAAGCTGATGGACGGCGTGTTCGTGTTCCTGGGCGGCAGGAACCCCGAGATTGGCGCCACGTATCCTCAGCACAGCTGCTACTACACGATAGATGAAAGCGTGCTCAAGAACGGCTCGGCGCTGGCGGCCCAGTACGCTATCGACTATCTGTCGGAGGCGTAA
- a CDS encoding heavy-metal-associated domain-containing protein: MKKIIKLDGEICANCAAKIQDRINKLDGVNDAKVNFMTLKFTLDAADDKFDDVLAESIKIFEAVEPDCEVLA, from the coding sequence ATGAAGAAGATCATCAAGCTGGACGGCGAAATCTGCGCCAACTGCGCCGCGAAGATCCAGGATCGCATTAACAAGCTGGACGGCGTGAACGACGCCAAGGTGAATTTCATGACGCTGAAGTTCACGCTTGATGCCGCTGACGACAAGTTCGACGACGTGCTGGCCGAATCCATCAAGATCTTCGAAGCCGTCGAGCCGGACTGCGAAGTGCTGGCGTAA
- a CDS encoding bifunctional (p)ppGpp synthetase/guanosine-3',5'-bis(diphosphate) 3'-pyrophosphohydrolase: MLYTPLTEHAMRIAYDAHHGQVDRAGLPYVFHPYHLAEQMDDEDSICVALLHDVVEDTDTTLDDLRDMGFPAQVVDALALLTHDPAVPYMDYVATIKTNPLAAKVKLADLTHNSDLTRLPGEPGPKDLARREKYLAAMELLRS; encoded by the coding sequence ATGCTGTACACGCCTTTGACGGAACATGCGATGCGGATCGCGTACGATGCGCACCACGGCCAGGTGGACCGGGCCGGGCTGCCCTACGTGTTTCATCCGTATCATCTGGCGGAGCAGATGGACGACGAGGATTCCATTTGCGTCGCCTTGCTGCATGATGTGGTTGAAGATACGGATACAACCCTTGACGACCTTCGTGACATGGGATTTCCTGCCCAGGTCGTCGATGCGCTTGCGCTGCTGACCCATGATCCTGCGGTGCCCTACATGGATTACGTGGCAACCATCAAGACCAATCCGCTGGCGGCCAAGGTGAAGCTGGCGGATTTGACGCACAACAGCGATCTGACCAGGCTTCCGGGCGAACCTGGGCCTAAGGATCTGGCTCGTCGCGAGAAGTATCTGGCCGCCATGGAGCTGCTCAGGTCGTAG
- a CDS encoding HEAT repeat domain-containing protein, with translation MAPDRKPDIASADPQERELAARDDSLSADALRKASFDADADVRCTVANNPNTPIDALERLARDEDPDVREDAALRSELSARTLTELAADNHYSVRCAVAQNPNTPPEALRLLCDDEDPYVRLYVASHENTPIDVLKRLALSFDAHVRRTAEATLDTVLRAE, from the coding sequence ATGGCGCCCGATAGAAAACCCGATATTGCAAGCGCCGACCCGCAGGAGCGGGAGCTTGCTGCGCGCGACGATTCGCTTTCGGCCGACGCGTTGCGGAAAGCGTCCTTCGATGCGGATGCGGACGTGCGATGCACGGTGGCGAACAATCCCAACACGCCGATCGACGCGCTGGAGCGGCTTGCCCGTGACGAGGACCCGGATGTGAGGGAAGATGCCGCGCTGCGCTCGGAGCTATCGGCTCGAACGCTGACCGAGCTTGCCGCCGACAATCACTACAGCGTGCGCTGCGCCGTGGCCCAGAACCCGAACACGCCGCCCGAAGCGCTGCGTCTTTTGTGCGACGACGAGGACCCATACGTCCGCCTGTATGTCGCATCCCATGAGAACACCCCGATTGACGTGCTGAAACGCTTGGCGTTGTCGTTTGATGCCCACGTTAGGCGCACGGCCGAAGCCACCCTGGACACCGTTTTGCGCGCGGAGTGA
- a CDS encoding ArsR/SmtB family transcription factor encodes MPQPEAPQPEACPAGLPFVPDEEMLYDLADLFKVFADTTRIKILYALMESDLCVADIAEAVGGVSQSAVSHQLRILKQAHLVRFRREGKQVIYALSDNHVYTMLSQGLSHICE; translated from the coding sequence ATGCCGCAGCCCGAGGCGCCGCAGCCCGAAGCCTGCCCGGCGGGCCTTCCTTTCGTTCCCGATGAGGAAATGCTCTACGACCTGGCCGACCTGTTCAAGGTGTTCGCCGACACGACGCGCATCAAAATCCTGTACGCCCTGATGGAAAGCGATCTGTGCGTCGCCGACATCGCCGAGGCGGTGGGCGGGGTGTCGCAAAGCGCCGTCAGTCACCAGCTGCGCATCCTCAAGCAGGCGCACCTGGTCCGCTTCCGCCGCGAAGGTAAGCAGGTCATCTACGCCCTGTCCGACAACCACGTGTACACCATGTTGTCCCAGGGTCTTTCCCATATTTGCGAATAA
- a CDS encoding heavy metal translocating P-type ATPase — MASSLTKKQRKTRNRIAVALGIFLLLEIASHLGAFDGPYGLWIEFACFLVPYLIAGYDVLAKAWHGIVHRQPFDENLLMSIATIGAFALVFFPEAEPHMAEGAAVMLFYQVGELFESYAVGKTRKSIAAMMDIAPDYANIAGPDGTLEQVDPYDIKPGDEIVIKPGERVPLDGVVVSGKSQLDTSALTGESVPCVVEEGVEVVSGCINMTGLITVRVSRPFGESTVSRILELVENASEKKARTENFITRFARYYTPIVVGLAVLIAVVSPLAFGSNWSDSVRSALIFLVVSCPCALVISVPLSFFGGIGAASRAGILVKGSSYLETLASTEAIAFDKTGTLTNGTFNVVAVHAEENVDPDLLLSYAAHAEAYSDHPIAVSVKAKYSGTIDAEQIAEVQELSGQGVSAQVKQHTVLVGNDKLMAAQGIPFHSCRLVGTILHVAVDGEYVGHIVIADVLKDDAAQAIRGLHEAGVKKAVMLTGDCEEVAQAVAKDLGIDEVYAQLMPQDKVSKVEELLEATSERGKLAFVGDGINDAPVLMRSDIGIAMGGMGSDAAIEAADVVLMDDKPSSIALAIRIARKTMRIVWQNIIFAIGVKVVIMILALPFIGIATMWLAVFGDVGVACLAILNAMRALRIAK; from the coding sequence ATGGCTTCGAGTCTGACAAAGAAGCAGCGTAAGACCCGCAACCGCATCGCGGTGGCGCTGGGCATTTTCCTTCTGCTGGAAATAGCCTCTCACCTGGGCGCCTTCGACGGGCCCTACGGGTTGTGGATCGAATTCGCGTGCTTCTTGGTACCGTATTTGATCGCAGGTTACGACGTGTTGGCGAAGGCGTGGCACGGCATAGTGCATCGCCAGCCATTCGACGAGAACCTGCTTATGAGCATCGCAACCATCGGCGCCTTCGCTCTGGTGTTCTTCCCCGAGGCGGAGCCGCACATGGCCGAAGGTGCCGCGGTCATGCTGTTCTACCAGGTGGGCGAGCTGTTCGAAAGCTACGCGGTGGGCAAGACCCGCAAATCCATCGCGGCCATGATGGACATCGCACCCGATTACGCCAACATCGCCGGGCCCGACGGCACGTTGGAGCAGGTTGATCCCTACGACATCAAACCGGGTGACGAGATTGTCATCAAGCCGGGCGAACGCGTGCCGCTTGACGGCGTGGTGGTGTCCGGCAAGTCGCAGCTCGACACGTCGGCGCTCACCGGCGAGTCGGTGCCCTGCGTGGTTGAAGAGGGTGTCGAGGTGGTCAGCGGCTGCATCAACATGACCGGCCTGATCACCGTGCGCGTGAGCAGGCCTTTCGGCGAATCCACCGTATCGCGCATCCTGGAGCTGGTGGAAAACGCCAGCGAGAAGAAGGCCCGCACCGAGAACTTCATCACCCGGTTCGCCCGCTACTACACGCCCATCGTGGTGGGCTTGGCGGTGCTGATCGCCGTGGTGTCGCCGCTGGCCTTCGGCTCCAACTGGAGCGATTCGGTCCGCAGCGCGCTCATCTTCCTGGTGGTCAGCTGCCCGTGCGCGCTGGTCATCAGCGTTCCGCTGTCGTTCTTCGGCGGCATCGGCGCGGCGTCGCGGGCGGGCATCCTGGTCAAGGGTTCCAGCTATCTGGAAACGCTGGCCAGCACCGAGGCCATCGCCTTCGACAAGACGGGCACGCTCACGAATGGCACCTTCAACGTGGTGGCCGTGCATGCCGAAGAGAACGTGGACCCCGACCTGCTGCTGAGCTACGCCGCCCATGCGGAGGCGTACTCGGACCACCCCATCGCCGTGTCCGTCAAGGCGAAGTACTCAGGCACCATTGATGCCGAACAGATTGCCGAGGTGCAGGAGTTGTCGGGACAGGGCGTTTCTGCCCAGGTCAAGCAGCATACCGTGCTGGTGGGAAACGACAAGCTCATGGCGGCGCAGGGCATTCCGTTCCACAGCTGCCGGCTGGTGGGAACCATTCTGCACGTGGCGGTGGACGGCGAATACGTGGGCCACATCGTGATTGCCGACGTGCTGAAGGACGACGCTGCGCAGGCCATCCGCGGGTTGCATGAGGCGGGTGTCAAGAAGGCTGTCATGCTTACCGGCGATTGCGAGGAGGTTGCGCAGGCGGTTGCGAAGGACCTGGGAATCGACGAGGTGTACGCGCAGCTCATGCCGCAGGACAAGGTGTCCAAGGTGGAGGAGCTGCTGGAAGCCACCAGCGAGCGCGGCAAGCTGGCCTTCGTCGGCGACGGCATCAACGACGCGCCGGTGCTCATGCGCTCCGACATCGGCATCGCCATGGGCGGCATGGGGTCGGACGCGGCCATCGAGGCGGCGGACGTCGTGCTTATGGACGACAAGCCGTCGAGCATCGCGCTGGCCATCCGCATCGCGCGCAAGACCATGCGCATCGTGTGGCAGAACATCATTTTCGCCATCGGCGTGAAGGTGGTCATCATGATTCTTGCACTGCCGTTCATCGGTATCGCCACCATGTGGCTGGCGGTGTTCGGCGACGTGGGCGTGGCGTGCCTCGCTATCCTGAACGCCATGCGCGCGCTGCGCATCGCGAAATAG
- a CDS encoding MATE family efflux transporter translates to MAAGTFDISELREGAMPSRREMMRLVASLSMPAIMAELSVIIMQYIDAAMVGSLGAQASASIGLVETTLWLTEGLCFCAATGFTVQVAQLVGAGRDDRARNVTRQAILVLTAFSLVMLGISAAISGSLPAWLGGRPELLDDASRYFLIFSCALPAMQMIRLGTGVLQCSGDMRTPSALNILGCVLDVVFNWFLIFPTRDVDLFGVAFAMPGAGLGVTGAAVGTAASQVVVMVLMIYFALIRNPKINLRIPGSWRLERRTVATAGRLFAPMALERIVENSAYIATTVIVAPLGTTAMAAHTLAITAESLCYMPGYGIGAAATMLVGQAHGAGRRDLTRGFANFAVLLGMLLMAAAGVVLFVAAPYIMAWLTPDQQVRELGTLVLRIESFAEAFYGAQIVVSGSLRGTGDILGPTVINLACMWGLRIAASVPLALVMGLPGVWIAMAAELVVCGGILLVRLRRGKWLDRKVLAG, encoded by the coding sequence GCGTCATCATCATGCAGTACATCGACGCTGCCATGGTGGGCAGCCTGGGCGCGCAGGCCTCCGCATCCATCGGCCTGGTGGAAACCACGCTGTGGCTCACCGAGGGGCTGTGCTTTTGCGCAGCCACGGGATTCACCGTGCAGGTGGCGCAGCTTGTGGGCGCGGGCCGCGACGACCGTGCCCGCAACGTGACGCGCCAGGCCATTCTGGTGCTGACCGCGTTCAGCCTGGTAATGCTGGGCATAAGCGCCGCCATATCGGGCAGCCTTCCCGCTTGGCTCGGCGGTCGGCCCGAGCTTCTGGACGATGCGTCGCGGTATTTCCTCATTTTCTCCTGCGCGCTGCCTGCCATGCAGATGATTCGCCTGGGAACAGGTGTTCTGCAATGCAGCGGCGACATGCGCACGCCGAGTGCCCTCAACATCCTGGGCTGCGTGCTGGATGTGGTGTTCAACTGGTTCCTCATCTTCCCGACGCGGGACGTGGACCTGTTCGGCGTGGCGTTTGCCATGCCGGGCGCGGGGCTGGGCGTGACAGGCGCAGCTGTGGGTACGGCGGCCTCGCAGGTTGTGGTCATGGTGCTGATGATCTACTTCGCGCTGATCAGGAATCCTAAAATCAACCTGCGCATACCCGGCAGCTGGCGGTTGGAACGCCGCACGGTGGCGACGGCGGGTAGGCTGTTTGCGCCCATGGCCCTGGAGCGCATCGTCGAGAACAGCGCCTACATCGCCACGACGGTTATCGTGGCACCGCTCGGGACCACCGCCATGGCCGCGCACACGCTGGCGATCACCGCCGAGAGCCTGTGCTACATGCCGGGTTACGGCATCGGCGCGGCGGCCACCATGCTGGTGGGGCAGGCGCACGGTGCGGGGCGACGTGACTTGACCCGCGGGTTCGCGAATTTCGCGGTGCTGTTGGGCATGCTGCTCATGGCGGCGGCGGGCGTGGTGCTGTTTGTGGCGGCGCCGTACATCATGGCATGGCTTACCCCTGACCAGCAAGTTCGCGAGCTGGGCACGCTGGTGCTGCGCATCGAGTCCTTCGCCGAGGCGTTCTACGGCGCGCAGATCGTGGTCAGCGGATCGCTGCGCGGCACGGGCGACATCCTGGGGCCCACCGTCATCAACCTGGCGTGCATGTGGGGGTTGCGCATTGCCGCGTCGGTTCCGTTGGCGCTGGTCATGGGGCTGCCAGGCGTGTGGATTGCCATGGCTGCGGAGCTTGTGGTGTGCGGCGGCATCCTGCTTGTCCGGCTGCGTCGCGGCAAATGGCTCGACCGCAAGGTACTGGCCGGATAG
- a CDS encoding LysR family transcriptional regulator — translation MKLEEGISLNTDLFRAAIEIERCGSISHAASNLSVSQPNLSAQVKNLEARLGYKIFDRSNTGVRVTEQGKLFMDSARIIVSELENIRNVPRIFEGDEHSLSIACVPSVVILNHYLRFRSLHPANESHDVFQEASPARTVSGVMDGAYRLGFIYEFKNRLPELRNSTQRRPLEFETVASNVPVLAIMSKHHPLAKLESISLEALSTTPLVAFDYLKDGSWLETMGMASPREVLYVSDRGGALEVVTYGRHVGISVGTPFFNVHNDDLAQVPITGVKRRICQYLIKPENYEFTPTEQEFLKFVKKEGLVAATA, via the coding sequence ATGAAGCTTGAGGAAGGCATAAGCCTGAACACCGACCTGTTCCGCGCGGCAATTGAGATCGAGCGGTGCGGATCCATCAGCCATGCCGCCTCCAACCTGTCTGTGTCGCAACCCAACCTGAGCGCCCAGGTGAAAAACCTGGAGGCGCGGCTGGGCTATAAGATCTTCGACCGTTCGAACACCGGCGTCCGCGTGACCGAGCAGGGCAAACTCTTCATGGATTCGGCCCGCATCATCGTCAGCGAGCTTGAAAACATCCGCAACGTGCCCCGCATCTTCGAGGGCGACGAGCATTCGCTGTCCATCGCGTGCGTCCCTTCCGTCGTGATTCTCAACCACTACCTGCGGTTCCGCAGCTTGCACCCCGCTAACGAATCCCACGACGTGTTCCAAGAGGCCAGCCCCGCACGCACGGTGTCCGGCGTGATGGATGGGGCCTATCGACTGGGTTTCATCTACGAGTTCAAAAACCGCCTGCCTGAGCTGCGCAATTCCACCCAGCGCCGCCCGCTGGAGTTCGAGACCGTGGCAAGCAACGTGCCGGTTCTGGCCATCATGTCGAAGCACCACCCGCTGGCCAAGCTCGAGAGCATATCCCTAGAAGCACTTTCCACCACGCCGCTTGTGGCCTTCGACTATCTGAAGGATGGCAGCTGGCTGGAAACGATGGGCATGGCAAGCCCTCGCGAGGTGCTGTACGTATCCGACCGAGGCGGCGCGCTTGAAGTGGTGACTTACGGGCGCCATGTGGGCATATCCGTGGGGACGCCGTTTTTCAACGTGCACAACGACGACCTGGCGCAGGTGCCCATCACCGGCGTGAAGCGTAGGATCTGCCAATACCTGATCAAGCCCGAAAACTATGAGTTCACCCCCACCGAGCAGGAGTTCCTGAAGTTCGTCAAGAAAGAAGGGCTCGTCGCCGCGACGGCGTAG
- a CDS encoding PadR family transcriptional regulator: protein MKTESAILAIIKMYPDITGYQIKTNIDAMGGNVVKIHLSKIYPCLKKMTEQGLLSCRSVPQEGRLDQKFYTLTPAGEKALDEYYEKPFEFKGSRASFDEYLLQLANMAYMPNERIVSYIDEGISYMENSLAADEARLDDEPAEEALTGMDEQSCRAYADLWKRENELVAREARGRIEWLKELREAYSA from the coding sequence ATGAAAACCGAGAGTGCCATATTGGCTATCATCAAGATGTATCCGGACATTACAGGCTATCAAATTAAAACAAACATAGATGCAATGGGTGGAAACGTCGTCAAGATCCATTTGTCGAAAATCTATCCCTGCTTGAAGAAGATGACTGAGCAGGGTCTTCTTTCGTGCCGCAGCGTTCCGCAGGAGGGCAGGCTCGACCAGAAGTTCTACACCCTGACGCCCGCAGGCGAAAAGGCGCTTGACGAGTATTACGAGAAGCCCTTCGAGTTCAAGGGCTCGCGCGCGTCCTTCGACGAGTATCTGCTCCAGCTGGCGAACATGGCTTACATGCCCAACGAGCGTATCGTCAGCTACATTGACGAGGGCATCTCCTATATGGAGAACAGCTTGGCCGCCGACGAGGCGCGGCTGGACGACGAACCCGCCGAAGAGGCGCTTACCGGCATGGACGAGCAGTCATGCCGCGCCTATGCGGACTTGTGGAAACGCGAGAACGAGCTGGTGGCGCGAGAGGCCCGCGGCCGAATCGAATGGCTGAAGGAGCTGCGCGAAGCCTATTCCGCTTAA
- a CDS encoding ATP-binding protein codes for MIRKIIRIDEEKCNGCGLCAEACHEGAIDMVDGKAKLVRESFCDGFGDCLPNCPTGAISFEEREAPAYDEAAVKASQMTKEKTTMEAHAHNHQGGCPGSQMMQFDSEGRLTGEVPAARPVSRLRQWPCQLKLLPTQAPFFDGAKLLIAADCTAFAYANIHEEFMKGKVTVIGCPKLDMVDYTEKLTSIIADNDIKAVTILRMDVPCCGGLQRAAENALRASGKFIPWQVVVVNRDGTLAE; via the coding sequence ATGATCCGAAAAATCATTCGTATAGATGAAGAGAAATGCAACGGGTGCGGCCTGTGCGCGGAGGCGTGTCACGAAGGCGCCATCGACATGGTGGACGGCAAGGCCAAGCTCGTGCGTGAGAGTTTCTGCGACGGATTCGGCGATTGCCTGCCGAACTGTCCGACCGGGGCCATCTCCTTCGAGGAGCGTGAGGCCCCCGCATATGACGAGGCCGCCGTAAAGGCGAGCCAGATGACGAAGGAGAAGACGACAATGGAAGCGCATGCCCACAATCACCAGGGTGGATGCCCCGGCTCGCAGATGATGCAGTTCGATTCCGAAGGGAGGCTTACCGGCGAGGTGCCTGCCGCGCGTCCGGTCTCGAGGCTTCGGCAATGGCCCTGCCAGCTGAAGCTACTGCCGACACAGGCGCCGTTTTTCGACGGTGCGAAGCTGCTGATCGCCGCCGACTGCACAGCGTTCGCGTACGCCAACATCCACGAGGAGTTCATGAAGGGCAAGGTCACCGTAATCGGCTGCCCGAAGCTGGACATGGTGGACTACACCGAGAAGCTTACGTCGATCATCGCCGACAACGACATCAAAGCCGTCACCATCCTGCGCATGGACGTGCCTTGTTGCGGCGGACTGCAGCGTGCTGCCGAAAACGCCCTGCGTGCCAGCGGGAAGTTCATCCCCTGGCAGGTGGTTGTCGTGAACCGCGACGGCACTCTGGCTGAATAA
- a CDS encoding zinc ribbon domain-containing protein translates to MYCWHCGKQLPDVARFCSQCGSAMADDAPAAPAAVAPAPATPAPNPAAEPTLPSAFSRNSFAARQAAKAEAKRKSSWRRR, encoded by the coding sequence ATGTACTGCTGGCATTGCGGAAAACAGCTGCCTGACGTGGCACGATTCTGCTCGCAGTGCGGGTCGGCCATGGCCGATGACGCGCCTGCAGCTCCCGCAGCCGTTGCCCCCGCTCCCGCCACACCCGCGCCGAACCCTGCGGCGGAGCCAACCCTGCCGTCGGCCTTCAGTCGGAACTCCTTCGCAGCGCGCCAAGCCGCAAAAGCCGAGGCCAAGCGCAAATCTTCGTGGCGACGCCGCTAG